From the genome of Miscanthus floridulus cultivar M001 chromosome 10, ASM1932011v1, whole genome shotgun sequence, one region includes:
- the LOC136488310 gene encoding NAC domain-containing protein 58-like, giving the protein MEAWRFGFDPSLFPPAYKFDPTDTDIVVHYLLPRALGVPNPHEHAFLDADPCSCPPWEFMRRNGHADSDHAFFFAPPRARGKRAVCVVSPGEEDGVGVRWDAQKSTETSIVLVRGGGGGGPGGRAAEMPIKYKRCNLSYYHGDEPSTSGWVMHEYQITVPPRLSSTVLSRVKVTDRGKHKQRLKDAAAAAGGSPQQVVVPDPDQPGPSNYDDFVHGHGHDDDDGNALGLSGGEQSRLST; this is encoded by the coding sequence ATGGAGGCGTGGCGGTTCGGCTTCGACCCGTCGTTGTTCCCGCCGGCGTACAAGTTCGACCCCACCGACACCGACATCGTGGTGCACTACCTCCTCCCGCGCGCCCTGGGCGTCCCCAACCCGCACGAGCACGCCTTCCTCGACGCCGACCCCTGCAGCTGCCCGCCGTGGGAGTTCATGCGCCGCAACGGCCACGCTGACAGCGACCACGCTTTCTTCTTCGCGCCCCCGCGCGCGCGCGGGAAGCGGGCCGTCTGCGTAGTCTCCCCAGGGGAGGAGGACGGCGTCGGCGTCAGGTGGGACGCGCAGAAGAGCACGGAGACCTCCATCGTCctcgtgcgcggcggcggcggcggcgggccgggGGGCCGTGCGGCCGAGATGCCCATCAAGTACAAGCGCTGCAACCTGTCGTACTACCACGGCGACGAGCCCAGCACCAGCGGGTGGGTCATGCACGAgtaccagatcaccgtgccgccGCGGCTCTCCAGCACCGTCCTGTCGCGCGTCAAGGTCACCGACAGGGGCAAGCACAAGCAGCGACTGAaggacgccgccgctgccgccggcggtAGCCCGCAGCAGGTTGTTGTTCCGGACCCAGACCAGCCCGGCCCGAGCAACTACGACGACTtcgtccatggccatggccatgacgacgacgacggaaATGCCCTTGGGTTGAGCGGCGGCGAGCAGTCGAGGTTGTCTACCTAG